A single window of Nicotiana sylvestris chromosome 3, ASM39365v2, whole genome shotgun sequence DNA harbors:
- the LOC104229799 gene encoding uncharacterized protein, producing MKTEYSLLREEGGQTINNIDGIARAFVEFYTKLLGTKKDSRKHVCSNIIRAGPIVNKEQRIMFEADFTSVEVKQAPWGIDGEKAQGPDRYGNSFFKDYWNTVGKNLTAGVLEFFVTGKMLKALNNKVTTVIPKTKYADKVGDYRPIACCNTVYKDLVRLYNRKSTTKSCLIKIDLRKAYYYVKWAFVEEMLHALNFPTRFIKWIMACISTPQYIVTINGGMYEKIIGKKGASTRGSCITFAVSNMHGISNKNIQAGYTTRGV from the exons ATGAAAACAGAATATTCTCTATTAAGGGAAGAAGGCGGTCAAACAATAAACAATATCGATGGAATTGCAAGGGCTTTTGTGGAGTTTTATACAAAATTGTTGGGGACGAAAAAAGATAGCAGGAAACATGTATGCAGCAACATAATTAGAGCAGGACCTATTGTGAATAAAGAACAGAGGATAATGTTTGAAGCTGATTTCACAAGTGTAGAGGTAAAGCAAGCTCCGTGGGGCATTGATGGAGAAAAAGCACAAGGGCCAGATAGATATGGGAACAGTTTCTTCAAAGACTACTGGAACACTGTAGGGAAAAATCTAACGGCGGGAGTATTAGAATTCTTTGTTACAGGGAAGATGTTGAAGGCACTGAATAACAAAGTGACAACAGTCATTCCAAAAACAAAATATGCAGACAAAGTGGGAGATTATCGTCCAATTGCGTGCTGCAACACAGTGTATAAA GATTTAGTGAGGTTATACAATAGGAAGAGTACGACAAAGAGTTGCTTGATAAAAATTGATCTTAGAAAAGCATATTACTATGTGAAATGGGCTTTCGTAGAGGAAATGTTACATGCTTTGAACTTCCCAACAAGGTTCATCAAATGGATAATGGCTTGCATATCAACCCCCCAGTATATAGTTACAATCAATGGTGGAATGTATGAAAAGATTATAGGGAAAAAAGGGGCTTCGACAAGGGGATCGTGTATCACCTTTGCTGTTTCTAATATGCATGGAATATCTAACAAGAATATTCAAGCTGGTTACACAACAAGAGGGGTTTGA